Proteins encoded within one genomic window of Gloeobacter kilaueensis JS1:
- a CDS encoding orange carotenoid protein N-terminal domain-containing protein, translating into MDEQQKNPVDVERTYEQAAELMQPAKERTGQTFAPAGEGTRISSQEVSDIVDKALDSEAPEAARSEVVQQTVEQFKTLDVDSKLAVLYYLYEAMGESVTPAAPGAADIELTNAFFSEFNALPQGEAQLEAMRSLVRCDDNALGREYGKLSENNKLLIWYLLAERMGKDVIAMPEDYQLNDIGQQNLVHVKELDFEQQITFLRDVVEPMGRNPIQRAV; encoded by the coding sequence ATGGACGAACAACAGAAGAATCCAGTAGATGTCGAGCGCACCTACGAACAGGCGGCAGAATTGATGCAACCGGCAAAAGAACGGACCGGTCAGACGTTTGCTCCAGCAGGAGAGGGTACCCGCATTTCCAGTCAAGAAGTCTCCGATATCGTCGATAAGGCTCTCGACAGTGAAGCTCCGGAAGCCGCTCGTTCAGAGGTTGTTCAGCAAACGGTCGAGCAATTCAAGACCCTCGATGTCGATAGCAAACTGGCGGTCCTGTACTACCTGTACGAGGCGATGGGCGAATCCGTGACCCCCGCTGCCCCCGGTGCTGCTGATATAGAATTGACCAATGCTTTCTTCAGCGAATTCAATGCTCTACCCCAGGGCGAAGCGCAGTTAGAAGCGATGCGTTCCCTCGTGCGCTGCGACGACAACGCCCTCGGTCGCGAGTACGGCAAGCTCAGCGAGAACAACAAGCTCCTTATCTGGTACCTGCTTGCCGAGCGGATGGGCAAGGACGTGATCGCGATGCCGGAGGACTACCAGCTCAACGACATCGGGCAGCAAAATCTTGTTCACGTCAAGGAACTGGACTTTGAGCAGCAGATCACTTTCCTGCGGGATGTGGTCGAGCCGATGGGCCGCAATCCGATTCAAAGGGCAGTCTAA
- the rpsS gene encoding 30S ribosomal protein S19: MGRSLKKGVFVADHLLRKIETLNSKNEKRIIKTWSRASTVVPQMIGHTISVHNGKDHIPVYVTEQMVGHKLGEFVPTRIFKGHAGKDKKGKR; the protein is encoded by the coding sequence ATGGGACGTTCACTCAAAAAGGGCGTATTCGTCGCCGATCACCTGCTGCGCAAGATCGAGACGCTAAACAGCAAAAACGAAAAGCGGATCATCAAGACCTGGTCGCGCGCCTCGACGGTCGTACCGCAGATGATCGGCCACACCATCTCGGTCCACAACGGCAAGGACCACATCCCGGTCTACGTCACCGAGCAGATGGTCGGCCACAAGCTGGGCGAGTTTGTGCCCACCCGCATCTTCAAAGGCCACGCAGGCAAAGACAAAAAGGGCAAACGCTAA
- a CDS encoding tetracycline resistance MFS efflux pump, whose product MPRSPLLFVLLTVFIDLMGGSLLVPVLPYLVERFRSDALTIGLLTSSFSIAQFLATPVLGTLSDRFGRRPVLLICVFGTSVGYFLFALANQLWVLFLARTIAGATGGVVSTAQAYIADTTPPEKRTGAFGLIGAAFGLGFILGPAIGGALVHFDLNAPVYFAGALALFNLLLGSFTLKESLPPEKRQRRSGLDALNPFKQLSRLVGDGKIRGLLVGFFLFNFAFAGFTSIFALSIKDRFGWGPAQVVWVFAFIGVVSTFVQGWLIRQLVPRFGEPRLALSGLGCICFAFALIALIPAGSWLYLTQGVLALGVGLATPSLRGLLSNTATASDQGRVLGGAQSLVSLGQVLGPLAASSSYDYLGQLVPFWGGAVTLLLALGFVFLNLRVLAVR is encoded by the coding sequence ATGCCCAGGTCGCCCCTGCTGTTTGTGTTGTTGACGGTCTTCATCGACTTGATGGGCGGCAGCCTCCTGGTACCGGTGTTGCCCTACCTGGTCGAGCGCTTTCGCTCCGACGCCCTGACGATCGGTCTACTCACATCGAGCTTCTCGATCGCCCAGTTTCTTGCCACACCGGTGCTCGGAACGCTCTCCGACCGCTTTGGCCGCCGACCGGTGCTGCTTATTTGTGTCTTTGGCACCAGCGTCGGCTACTTTCTGTTTGCCCTGGCAAACCAGCTGTGGGTGCTCTTTTTGGCGCGCACGATCGCCGGGGCAACCGGTGGCGTCGTCTCCACCGCCCAGGCATACATCGCCGATACCACCCCGCCTGAGAAGCGCACCGGGGCGTTTGGCCTCATCGGGGCGGCCTTTGGCCTCGGATTTATCCTTGGACCGGCGATTGGCGGGGCACTCGTCCACTTTGACCTCAACGCTCCGGTCTACTTTGCCGGTGCGCTGGCGCTTTTTAACTTGCTGTTGGGCAGCTTTACCCTCAAAGAGTCCCTGCCGCCCGAAAAGCGCCAGCGCCGCAGCGGCCTCGACGCCTTGAACCCGTTCAAGCAACTGTCGCGGCTGGTGGGCGATGGGAAGATCCGGGGCCTGCTGGTGGGCTTTTTTTTGTTTAACTTTGCCTTCGCCGGTTTTACGAGCATCTTTGCCCTCTCGATTAAGGACCGCTTCGGTTGGGGACCGGCCCAGGTGGTCTGGGTCTTTGCCTTCATCGGTGTGGTCTCGACCTTTGTCCAGGGCTGGCTCATCCGTCAACTGGTGCCGCGCTTTGGCGAGCCGCGCCTGGCCCTGAGCGGCCTGGGCTGCATCTGTTTTGCCTTTGCCCTGATTGCCCTGATTCCTGCCGGTAGCTGGCTCTACCTCACCCAGGGCGTGCTGGCCCTGGGGGTGGGCCTTGCCACCCCTTCGCTCAGGGGCCTGCTCTCGAATACTGCCACGGCCAGCGATCAGGGCCGGGTACTGGGCGGTGCCCAGTCGCTGGTGAGTCTGGGCCAGGTACTCGGTCCCCTCGCCGCAAGCAGCAGCTACGACTATCTCGGGCAGCTGGTGCCCTTCTGGGGCGGGGCAGTGACGCTCCTGTTGGCGCTGGGTTTCGTCTTTTTGAACCTGCGCGTCCTCGCTGTCCGCTGA
- a CDS encoding P-II family nitrogen regulator, whose amino-acid sequence MKKIEAIIRPFKLDEVKIALVNAGIIGMTVSEVRGFGRQKGQTERYRGSEYTVEFLQKLKIEVVVEEDLVDTVIDKIMVAARTGEIGDGKIFISDIDRVVRIRTGERDDEAL is encoded by the coding sequence TTGAAAAAAATAGAAGCAATTATTCGACCTTTCAAGCTTGACGAGGTAAAGATCGCCCTCGTCAACGCGGGCATCATCGGCATGACCGTGAGCGAGGTGCGCGGCTTTGGTCGTCAAAAAGGTCAGACAGAGCGCTACCGGGGCTCCGAATATACGGTCGAATTTCTGCAGAAGCTCAAAATCGAGGTTGTCGTCGAAGAAGATCTTGTCGATACGGTGATCGACAAGATCATGGTTGCTGCCCGCACCGGCGAAATCGGCGACGGCAAGATCTTCATCTCCGACATCGACAGAGTTGTGCGCATTCGTACCGGCGAGCGCGACGACGAAGCGCTCTAG
- a CDS encoding alpha-ketoglutarate decarboxylase: protein MRRAIATALFASYLAAPLAAWAREFNFTKPPAPANSSANPPTLTSPGATRIIPPPPNLQPRTPQPASPGTTNDTSSPAPVQPTATAQPLVPAVPKFEVTTTQYDLPKGTQFTASVLRELTYSPTDTLAMTLQVADDVRDTLGDVVIPKGSTVWGSFQPVKNEKEEDPATARRELRDRSHWPEGSRFVAERVAIGDRIYNFKAQTETLPTQTDPRRNVGAEAGNGALIGAAGGAIISLFTGGLGLIPILVGGGIGAGAGAASASSPVVIVKSDKPLTLTLAEPLRLR, encoded by the coding sequence ATGCGTCGGGCCATCGCCACTGCCCTGTTCGCGAGCTATCTGGCGGCACCGCTGGCCGCCTGGGCGCGGGAGTTCAACTTCACCAAGCCACCCGCCCCAGCCAACAGCAGCGCCAATCCACCCACTTTGACGTCTCCCGGAGCGACGCGGATCATCCCGCCGCCGCCGAATCTGCAGCCGCGTACCCCGCAGCCTGCCTCACCGGGTACCACAAACGATACTTCGTCGCCCGCCCCCGTTCAACCGACGGCGACCGCCCAGCCGCTGGTACCGGCGGTGCCCAAATTCGAGGTCACCACCACCCAGTACGATCTGCCGAAGGGCACCCAGTTTACGGCCTCGGTCCTGCGCGAGTTGACCTACAGCCCGACCGACACCCTGGCGATGACCCTGCAGGTAGCTGACGACGTGCGCGATACGCTGGGCGATGTGGTCATCCCCAAAGGCAGCACCGTCTGGGGCTCCTTCCAGCCGGTCAAAAACGAGAAAGAAGAAGATCCTGCCACCGCCCGGCGGGAACTCCGCGACCGCTCCCACTGGCCGGAGGGTTCGCGCTTTGTCGCCGAGCGCGTGGCGATAGGTGATCGGATCTATAACTTCAAGGCCCAGACGGAGACCCTGCCTACCCAGACCGACCCGCGCCGCAATGTCGGGGCGGAGGCGGGCAACGGCGCTTTGATCGGCGCGGCGGGTGGGGCGATCATCTCGCTTTTTACCGGCGGCCTCGGCCTGATTCCGATTCTGGTGGGCGGTGGCATCGGAGCCGGAGCCGGTGCAGCGAGCGCCAGTTCCCCGGTCGTGATTGTCAAATCCGATAAGCCGCTCACCCTCACCCTCGCAGAACCCCTGCGCCTGCGCTAA
- a CDS encoding transglycosylase domain-containing protein gives MTTETTPPAALPGKRSSLISWRVVGRVAMALFLLFGALAVGALLGLALSFRNLPDVRQLKSFKPSEPTRITDIAGQPIAIVRGEANRQVVRLANISPYLSRAVLAIEDDRFYEHSGIRIDTLLRAAVANFMEGRTVQGGSTITQQLIKNLFLSPERSLDRKVAEAVLALRLEQSFDKKQILEMYLNQVYWGHSYYGIETAARGYFDKPAKNLNLAEAALLAGMLRAPEVYSPVRNLNKTIVRQRVVLDRMVELGWITKAEADKAKLTKLKVARSKSLFTLTKAPYFSTYVIQELIRKYGRDSVLKGGLRVQTSIDLRLQNIAEQTVKRAAVSLRDRRVSQLALVAMDPRTGYIKAMVGGVDFNKSQYNRATQAARQPGSTFKPFVYYAALASGRYTPDTPIDDSPACFGGYCPKNYDSRYWGGMTVRYALAQSRNVPVVKIANSLGMNQVILQARRAGLTSPLEPYLTTAIGAGGLSPLELARGYSAFANGGYRITPTAILQVTDQQGNILEQNLPVREHTLKSGSVKLLNSMLMGVVSGGTGTAAQLNGGRPVAGKTGTTSDWRDAWFAGYVPQLVTVIWVGNDDFHKPLVRSTTGGTYVAPVWKAFMDQALKGQPVLPFPGYEPAKPDEKADKEAKSGTSDEEAPKPRRRRRHRAAPPVDAEAAPAAPSTPSPAAEPAPAAPSELPPQQPQEPSP, from the coding sequence TTGACGACAGAGACCACTCCCCCCGCCGCACTGCCGGGTAAGCGCTCTTCGCTCATCAGCTGGCGAGTGGTGGGCCGGGTCGCGATGGCGCTATTTTTGCTTTTTGGGGCGCTCGCCGTCGGGGCACTGTTGGGGCTGGCCCTCAGTTTTCGCAATCTGCCGGATGTGCGCCAGCTCAAGTCCTTTAAACCCAGCGAACCGACCCGGATCACCGACATCGCAGGCCAGCCCATCGCGATCGTGCGCGGGGAGGCGAACCGCCAGGTGGTGCGCCTTGCCAACATCTCCCCCTACTTGAGCCGGGCGGTGCTCGCCATCGAAGACGACCGCTTCTACGAGCACTCGGGCATCCGCATCGACACGCTGCTGCGGGCGGCGGTCGCCAACTTCATGGAGGGCCGCACCGTCCAGGGCGGCTCGACGATCACCCAGCAGCTGATTAAAAATCTTTTTCTCAGTCCCGAGCGCTCGCTCGATCGCAAGGTGGCGGAGGCGGTGCTCGCCCTGCGGCTGGAGCAGTCCTTCGACAAAAAGCAGATCCTCGAGATGTACCTCAATCAGGTCTACTGGGGACACAGCTACTACGGCATCGAGACCGCCGCCCGTGGCTACTTCGACAAGCCCGCCAAAAATCTCAATTTGGCAGAGGCGGCGCTGTTGGCCGGAATGCTGCGCGCTCCGGAGGTCTATTCGCCCGTGCGCAATCTCAATAAGACGATCGTTCGTCAGCGGGTGGTGCTCGATCGGATGGTGGAGCTGGGCTGGATTACCAAAGCCGAAGCGGACAAAGCCAAACTCACAAAGCTCAAAGTGGCCCGCAGCAAGTCGCTCTTTACCCTGACCAAAGCCCCTTACTTCAGCACCTACGTCATCCAGGAATTGATCCGCAAGTACGGGCGCGACAGCGTGCTCAAAGGCGGCCTGCGCGTTCAGACAAGCATCGATCTGCGCCTGCAGAATATCGCCGAGCAGACCGTCAAGCGCGCTGCCGTCTCGCTGCGCGACCGCCGGGTGTCCCAGCTTGCCCTGGTGGCGATGGACCCGCGCACCGGCTATATCAAGGCAATGGTAGGCGGCGTCGATTTTAACAAAAGCCAGTACAACCGGGCGACCCAGGCGGCCCGCCAGCCCGGCTCCACCTTCAAACCCTTCGTCTACTACGCCGCCCTCGCCAGCGGCAGGTACACCCCCGACACGCCGATCGACGATTCACCGGCCTGCTTTGGCGGTTACTGCCCCAAGAACTACGACAGCCGCTACTGGGGCGGGATGACCGTGCGCTACGCCCTGGCCCAGTCGCGCAACGTGCCGGTGGTCAAGATCGCCAACAGCCTCGGCATGAATCAGGTGATCCTCCAGGCGCGCCGGGCCGGGCTTACCAGCCCCCTCGAACCGTACCTCACCACCGCCATCGGGGCGGGGGGGCTCTCACCCCTTGAGCTGGCACGGGGCTACTCGGCCTTTGCCAACGGCGGCTATCGGATCACTCCCACGGCGATCTTGCAGGTGACCGACCAGCAGGGCAATATTCTTGAGCAAAATTTGCCCGTGCGGGAGCACACCCTCAAATCCGGCTCCGTCAAGCTGCTCAACTCGATGCTGATGGGGGTGGTGAGCGGCGGCACTGGGACAGCGGCCCAACTGAATGGCGGCAGGCCGGTGGCGGGCAAGACCGGCACGACCTCCGACTGGCGCGACGCCTGGTTTGCTGGCTACGTTCCGCAACTGGTGACGGTGATCTGGGTCGGAAACGACGACTTTCATAAACCCCTGGTGCGCTCGACCACCGGCGGCACCTACGTCGCCCCGGTCTGGAAAGCCTTTATGGATCAGGCCCTCAAGGGCCAGCCCGTCCTGCCCTTTCCTGGCTACGAACCGGCCAAACCGGACGAAAAAGCGGACAAAGAAGCTAAGAGCGGCACGTCCGACGAAGAAGCCCCCAAACCGCGCCGCCGTCGCCGCCACCGCGCCGCACCGCCCGTCGATGCCGAGGCTGCCCCTGCTGCTCCTTCGACGCCTTCACCGGCAGCAGAACCCGCCCCTGCTGCTCCTTCGGAGTTGCCGCCCCAACAGCCCCAGGAGCCGTCGCCCTAA
- a CDS encoding WD40 repeat domain-containing protein, giving the protein MSVSLEPLIYTSLPEKGFVTLACDRVDADTVDAFSEQIVARYWDAYAPPPPDFRAAIVHWDPASERTLFGWLFNDGRDEMGRANVPYFLCYCLCAPLDEEQLSAIFACLEAGPSQFIERRYLKQPPAPSAFADLIAHAALRPGIAVPRALQESAVAIYRKRQPIRLFAPSERLGAVGAVLPQERSGGLRPSLLLVASAAAIVVCATGFVNLYRSSATVGPRASVPSRPTVAALPPQQPWVRASERLLVSHTSPIWATAISPDGHYYAGGDATGAVKLWSADGGLVLRKLSAHRGPVRTVVFTPDGKTLVSAGSDQQIRLWNPATGSLLASLVGHTEPVWSLAISSDGHQLASGGVDRTIRLWDLRTGRLLRGLRTRSWTFAVAFSPDQRLLASGGKDHKIRLWDPATGSLLATLTGHTDAVRALDWSQDGRTLASASWDGTVALWDVPTRRLRTRLRGHRDRVTAVALEPDGKLVASGSIDGTVRFWQADSGRLLRTFRQPEWILSLKFSPDGHLLYGGIRDATLRVWQPAGLSVTSAVPTTGHRPSAV; this is encoded by the coding sequence ATGTCTGTCTCCTTAGAACCCCTGATCTATACCAGCCTTCCAGAAAAAGGTTTTGTCACCCTGGCCTGCGACCGCGTCGATGCGGATACGGTCGATGCTTTTAGCGAGCAGATCGTGGCGCGCTACTGGGACGCTTACGCACCGCCGCCCCCAGATTTTCGAGCAGCGATCGTGCATTGGGATCCGGCGAGTGAGCGCACACTGTTTGGCTGGTTGTTCAACGATGGCCGCGATGAGATGGGCCGGGCCAACGTGCCGTACTTTCTGTGTTACTGCCTGTGTGCCCCGCTCGATGAGGAGCAACTTTCGGCGATCTTTGCCTGTCTGGAGGCAGGTCCGTCCCAATTTATCGAGCGCCGCTATCTAAAACAGCCGCCTGCCCCGTCCGCCTTCGCCGATCTGATCGCCCACGCGGCCCTCCGTCCCGGCATTGCAGTGCCCAGGGCACTGCAAGAAAGTGCTGTAGCGATCTACCGCAAACGGCAGCCGATTCGACTGTTCGCCCCCAGCGAGCGGCTCGGTGCAGTGGGGGCAGTACTGCCGCAGGAGCGCTCAGGCGGATTGCGGCCCTCGCTTTTGCTGGTGGCGAGCGCAGCGGCAATCGTCGTCTGTGCCACGGGGTTCGTCAACCTGTATCGCTCTTCTGCAACAGTCGGCCCGAGGGCGAGTGTCCCCTCCAGACCAACTGTTGCCGCCCTGCCGCCGCAACAGCCCTGGGTGCGGGCCAGCGAGCGGCTGCTCGTCAGTCACACCAGCCCGATCTGGGCGACGGCGATCAGCCCCGACGGCCACTATTACGCCGGTGGCGATGCCACCGGCGCGGTCAAGCTCTGGAGCGCCGACGGTGGGCTGGTGCTGCGCAAGCTGAGCGCCCATCGCGGGCCGGTGCGCACGGTTGTCTTTACACCCGACGGCAAGACGCTGGTCAGTGCCGGCAGCGATCAACAGATTCGCCTCTGGAACCCGGCCACCGGCAGCTTGCTCGCGAGCCTGGTCGGCCACACCGAGCCGGTCTGGTCGCTGGCAATCAGCAGCGACGGCCACCAGCTTGCAAGCGGCGGCGTCGATCGGACCATTCGGCTTTGGGATCTGCGCACCGGCAGGCTATTGCGCGGTCTGCGCACCCGGAGCTGGACTTTTGCAGTCGCCTTCAGTCCCGACCAGCGCCTCCTCGCCAGTGGCGGCAAAGATCACAAAATTCGCCTCTGGGACCCGGCCACCGGCAGCTTGCTCGCCACCCTCACAGGCCACACCGACGCCGTGCGCGCCCTCGACTGGAGCCAGGATGGCCGCACCCTGGCAAGCGCCAGCTGGGACGGGACGGTGGCCCTCTGGGATGTGCCCACCCGCCGCCTGCGCACCCGCCTGCGCGGCCATCGCGACCGGGTAACGGCGGTGGCCCTGGAGCCGGACGGCAAACTGGTCGCAAGCGGCAGCATCGACGGCACCGTCCGCTTCTGGCAGGCCGACTCGGGACGACTGCTGCGCACCTTCCGCCAGCCGGAGTGGATCTTATCGCTCAAGTTCAGCCCCGATGGCCATCTGCTCTACGGCGGCATCCGCGACGCCACCCTGCGCGTCTGGCAGCCCGCCGGCTTGAGCGTCACCTCGGCAGTGCCCACAACCGGCCACAGGCCAAGCGCCGTCTAA
- a CDS encoding ribose-phosphate pyrophosphokinase, whose amino-acid sequence MGDERLRLFSGSANAELAQLVARYLGLAPGPLVRKSFADGEVYVQIQESIRGCDVYLIQPTCAPVNDHLMEMLILIDACRRASARQITAVIPYYGYARADRKTAGRESITAKLVANLITAAGVDRVLAMDLHSAQIQAYFDIPLDHVYGSPVLLQYIKDRQLEDIVIVSPDVGGVSRARAFAKKLDDAPLAFVDKRRQAHNEVEVMNLVGDVHGKTAILVDDMIDTAGTISEAARVLLERGAREVYACATHPVFSANAIERLSDGTFTEVIVTNTIPVAPERRFPQLRILSVADLLGEAIWRIHEDSSVSSMFR is encoded by the coding sequence ATGGGCGACGAGCGCCTGCGCCTGTTCTCCGGTTCAGCCAATGCGGAGCTGGCGCAGCTGGTGGCCCGCTATCTGGGGCTGGCACCGGGGCCGCTGGTGCGCAAGTCCTTCGCCGACGGCGAGGTTTATGTACAGATTCAAGAATCGATTCGTGGCTGCGACGTCTACTTGATCCAGCCCACCTGCGCGCCGGTCAACGATCACCTGATGGAGATGCTGATCTTGATCGACGCCTGCCGCCGCGCTTCGGCCCGCCAGATCACAGCGGTCATTCCTTACTACGGTTACGCCCGCGCCGACCGCAAGACCGCCGGGCGCGAATCGATCACAGCCAAGCTCGTCGCCAACTTGATTACGGCAGCAGGGGTGGACCGGGTGCTGGCGATGGACCTGCACTCCGCCCAGATCCAGGCGTACTTTGACATTCCCCTCGATCACGTCTACGGCTCGCCGGTGCTTTTGCAGTACATCAAGGACCGCCAGCTCGAAGATATCGTGATCGTCTCCCCCGATGTGGGCGGTGTGAGCCGGGCGCGGGCCTTTGCCAAAAAGCTCGACGACGCTCCCCTGGCCTTTGTCGATAAGCGCCGCCAGGCCCACAACGAAGTCGAAGTGATGAATCTGGTGGGCGACGTTCACGGCAAGACGGCGATCCTCGTAGACGACATGATCGACACCGCCGGTACGATCTCCGAGGCGGCCAGAGTGCTCTTAGAGCGCGGTGCCCGCGAGGTCTACGCCTGTGCCACCCACCCGGTCTTTTCGGCCAACGCCATCGAACGGCTCTCCGACGGCACCTTTACCGAAGTGATCGTCACCAACACGATCCCCGTCGCTCCCGAGCGCCGCTTTCCGCAACTGCGCATCCTCTCCGTAGCTGATCTGCTGGGTGAGGCGATCTGGCGCATCCACGAAGATTCTTCCGTAAGCAGTATGTTCCGCTAG
- the rplB gene encoding 50S ribosomal protein L2: MGIRKYRPMTPGTRQRSGADFAEVTKSKPEKKLTKYNHRKQGRNNQGVITSRFRGGGHKRKYRLIDFKRDKRGIPAEVLAIEYDPNRNARIALVQYTDGEKRYILHPVGLKVGAQISAGEDAPIELGCALPLEKMPLGSNVHNIELLPGRGGQMARAAGAVAQLVAREGDYVTLRLPSGEVRIVRKECYATLGQVGNLDAKNISIGKAGRQRWLGKRPHNRGVVMNAVDHPHGGGEGKSPIGGKPQTPWGKSALGTKTRNRKKPSGKFIIRRRKTVSGRG, from the coding sequence ATGGGCATTCGTAAATATCGGCCAATGACACCGGGCACGCGCCAGCGCTCCGGTGCAGACTTTGCCGAGGTCACCAAGAGCAAGCCCGAAAAAAAGCTCACCAAGTACAACCACCGCAAGCAGGGCCGCAACAACCAGGGTGTGATCACCAGCCGCTTTCGCGGTGGCGGCCACAAGCGCAAGTATCGCCTGATCGACTTCAAGCGCGACAAGCGGGGCATCCCGGCGGAGGTGCTCGCCATCGAGTACGATCCCAACCGCAACGCCCGCATCGCCCTGGTGCAGTACACCGATGGCGAAAAGCGCTACATCCTTCATCCAGTCGGGTTGAAGGTAGGAGCGCAGATCAGTGCCGGCGAGGACGCGCCGATCGAACTCGGTTGCGCCCTGCCCCTTGAGAAGATGCCGCTCGGTTCCAACGTTCATAACATCGAGCTGTTGCCCGGTCGGGGCGGCCAGATGGCCCGCGCTGCGGGGGCTGTCGCCCAGCTGGTGGCCAGAGAGGGCGATTACGTCACCTTGCGGCTGCCCTCCGGCGAGGTGCGCATCGTCCGCAAGGAGTGCTACGCCACCCTCGGTCAGGTCGGCAACCTCGATGCCAAAAACATCTCGATCGGCAAGGCCGGTCGGCAGCGCTGGCTCGGTAAGCGGCCCCACAACCGGGGCGTGGTCATGAACGCGGTCGATCACCCCCACGGTGGTGGAGAGGGCAAAAGCCCGATCGGCGGCAAACCCCAGACCCCCTGGGGCAAGAGTGCCCTCGGCACCAAGACCCGCAACCGCAAAAAGCCCTCGGGCAAGTTCATCATTCGTCGTCGTAAAACCGTCTCCGGTCGGGGTTAA
- a CDS encoding nuclear transport factor 2 family protein: MEPLTSEKATHYPRTVARYVEAFNTQDLETLGALFLPQAVLVAPVDVQVRGREAIVDYIAQKGQGMRIEPLDIELVEDTICLSGRIHAPAFHLRARWHFRLIDEQIARLHLRLLASLQELLPLKDQA; the protein is encoded by the coding sequence TTGGAACCACTCACCAGCGAAAAAGCGACCCATTACCCCAGGACCGTTGCCCGCTACGTCGAGGCTTTCAATACTCAGGATCTGGAGACTCTCGGTGCGTTATTTTTGCCGCAGGCGGTGCTTGTAGCACCCGTCGATGTCCAGGTCCGGGGCCGCGAGGCAATTGTCGATTACATCGCCCAAAAGGGCCAGGGAATGCGCATCGAACCGCTCGACATCGAACTGGTAGAAGACACGATTTGCCTGAGCGGCAGAATCCATGCTCCTGCCTTTCACCTGCGCGCCCGCTGGCACTTTCGCCTTATAGACGAACAGATTGCCCGGCTGCACCTGCGCCTTTTGGCCTCGCTGCAGGAGTTGCTGCCGCTCAAAGACCAGGCTTAG
- a CDS encoding TIGR00297 family protein, whose product MQSVTNWLAALVVNTVLLLPAIPAKLLTNWGLLNAWILGVIVWGGLGWRGYSIVLVYFAAGTLITRVGFARKAARGIAEKRGGQRGPENVWGSAAVAAFCTLGYLVHPQPLWQLAYTASLATKLSDTTATEVGKAYGRTTFLITTLRPVPAGTEGAVSVEGTLAGIGGSLVIALCGLLVGFVDSWGFLWCLVAAFVATTCESLIGATIQQRGWLTNEMTNVLNTAIGALVAAALAIWTR is encoded by the coding sequence ATGCAGAGTGTCACCAACTGGCTCGCTGCCCTTGTTGTCAACACGGTTCTGCTGTTGCCGGCGATCCCGGCAAAGTTGCTCACCAACTGGGGCCTTCTCAACGCCTGGATCTTGGGAGTGATCGTCTGGGGCGGTCTGGGCTGGCGCGGCTACTCGATCGTGCTGGTGTACTTTGCTGCCGGTACGCTCATCACCCGCGTCGGCTTTGCGCGCAAGGCCGCCAGGGGCATCGCCGAAAAGCGCGGCGGACAGCGCGGACCCGAGAACGTCTGGGGTTCAGCGGCGGTCGCTGCCTTCTGCACCCTGGGCTATCTGGTCCATCCCCAGCCGCTCTGGCAACTCGCTTACACGGCGAGCCTCGCCACCAAGCTCTCCGATACGACGGCTACCGAGGTCGGCAAAGCCTACGGCAGAACCACCTTTTTGATTACGACCCTCAGGCCCGTCCCAGCCGGTACCGAGGGGGCGGTGAGCGTCGAGGGCACCCTTGCCGGGATCGGGGGTTCGCTCGTCATTGCACTGTGTGGCCTGCTGGTAGGCTTTGTCGATAGCTGGGGCTTCTTATGGTGTCTGGTGGCCGCCTTTGTCGCCACCACCTGCGAAAGCCTGATCGGAGCGACGATTCAGCAGCGCGGCTGGCTCACCAACGAGATGACCAACGTGCTCAACACGGCCATCGGTGCTCTGGTGGCTGCCGCTCTCGCCATCTGGACGCGTTAA